The segment CCTCCTCGGTCAAGGAGACGTCAACACGTGGCTGCATCGACCTGTCGAGGCAGCTCACGCATTCGAACAAGTACTCGAATTGGATCCTTTTTTTGATTTAGCACGTTATCGCCTCATCAATCTGTGTACCACCGAGGCTCGCAAATTGGTGTCCATGAAGCAGTGGTCATCCGCTCTTACCGTCTTACAAAAGTGCTTGTCCCCTAACACTCCTGACAGTTGGATTCCATATCAAAAAGAGGCCTATTTGCTCAGGAGCGACATCTACAAGAAGTTGAGCCAGCCGACCCAAGCAATCGATGATCTTCGTGTGATCCTACGAGCCGATCCCACTGATAGGCAGGCATTGCTCGCGAGAGCCTCGCTTTTCCAGCAAGAACTGCAAGGGCGTTCTGCAAAAGATGACCTCGAACGCGCGTGCATGCTCGGAGCAACGCCTGCCTGTGAACAGCTTCCGTAGCAACATTTCTCCCCACGCTCGCCGGTTGATTTCGGCTGAATTCCGGGTGCATCATGCCGATCGACTTCTGTCGTCTGACATGTCATGACCCCGTCCGCTAAGTTTGACAATCCGAAAGATGGACAGCTACAATGGCTCGGGCCTTGGCGTCGATGGGCGTCGATGTTTGATCAATTTCCATCGGCACAAAGGATGAGGACAAAGGACCTAAAGCCTCCGCCAAACAGTGGCACGAAAGCTCCTAGAGGTGGGTCTTCTGTGGTCTTGAACACACGTGAGGAAACAGCTTAGAGTGTGTCAGAGAATTAAGTACGTGAAAAGCCACCGTTTCTTTCATCAACAAAATTTTTCCCGGAGTGTAAGGTTGTGATGAGTGATTATCGTGTGCTTCCAGGACCAGAACACTTCCTCCCCCCAGCTGCCGCAAGCATGGGAATTCGATTACCGAATCCAGGCGAAGCCCATATCAATGGCGTGATTACCTCGGAAGAAAATGCCTATGAAGAAGCAGCGCGTCAGTTCTTAATGGCAAAAGTACCGACGATCTTCCCCGGGCCCTTGGTGCTTTGGGCATGGAACGAAAAGGCCGCAAAGAAAGCGACGGCCATTCGGCATCTTTTTAACACGCTGAAGGAATGCGTTCAGCCAAACCAAAAGCCGATGTTGATTCCAATGCCGGACTACCGTCCCAAGTATCCAAAGATCAACCCCGAAATCGAGATCAACCCGAATCATCCAAATTTGACGATCTGGCACAACAAGATCGACTGCTGCGTATTTATCGGCGTCCATTGTCATCAAGCCAATCTATCGCTGAAGATTATTCGTGGAGGGACATCCTGCTATACTATCGCCATGTGCGCGCAGGCCGGCCATGAAGATGCTATGCTTTCATTCCGCGATGCATCGGTCGACAAGATCATGCGATTGGCCGACACCATAAAGCGCTTGAAAGGGACCGTCCAACCAAAACTGACGCCGGTGAAGAACGCCGTCTCAGATTGATCCTTTTGAACCTGTCTGTGCGTGAAAGGAGGCTGGGTCCATGGCAGAAACAAAATCCCTCATTGGGACACAAAATAAAAAAGGTCAGACCTA is part of the Nitrospira sp. genome and harbors:
- a CDS encoding carbon monoxide dehydrogenase beta subunit family protein, which encodes MSDYRVLPGPEHFLPPAAASMGIRLPNPGEAHINGVITSEENAYEEAARQFLMAKVPTIFPGPLVLWAWNEKAAKKATAIRHLFNTLKECVQPNQKPMLIPMPDYRPKYPKINPEIEINPNHPNLTIWHNKIDCCVFIGVHCHQANLSLKIIRGGTSCYTIAMCAQAGHEDAMLSFRDASVDKIMRLADTIKRLKGTVQPKLTPVKNAVSD